Proteins found in one Deltaproteobacteria bacterium IMCC39524 genomic segment:
- a CDS encoding NAD(P)-binding protein → MNVAVIGSGMAGLTAARILEAAGAIVTVFDKSKGTGGRLSSRSFEGGWIDHGAPYFSSEQPGFSEFLRTHLPAENLQLWQPHVMGTLGADEQLHSIGVPRSSAITRGLLGDLRFQPSTRIARLAASADGWQLFNDGESLLGCWPQVVIAVPAPQALALLRDQPPLAEAISAVTMEPCWVTAVRSKTSLTGQADVSVYQDSMIRRIVHNSAKPGRLNTNVYLVQATKSWSLSHLEETAVNVGNQLQKRFDQLVSSEGRSETLFSHRWRYAFTETPLGRPCLWDAELSLGVCGDWCLGRRVEDAWQSGADLAVRMLKYFEEEKS, encoded by the coding sequence ATGAACGTCGCAGTTATTGGCTCAGGAATGGCGGGCTTGACCGCTGCCAGGATATTGGAGGCTGCGGGTGCCATTGTTACGGTTTTCGATAAAAGTAAAGGAACGGGCGGCCGGCTTTCCAGCCGCTCTTTCGAAGGCGGCTGGATCGATCATGGTGCGCCCTATTTCTCCTCCGAGCAACCTGGATTTTCGGAGTTCTTGCGCACCCATCTTCCCGCCGAAAACCTTCAGCTCTGGCAGCCACACGTCATGGGTACGCTGGGGGCTGATGAGCAGCTCCACTCGATCGGAGTTCCACGCAGCAGCGCAATAACCCGTGGTCTGCTCGGTGACTTACGCTTCCAACCTTCAACCCGGATTGCCCGGCTGGCCGCCTCTGCTGACGGCTGGCAGCTGTTCAACGATGGAGAGTCGTTGCTGGGTTGCTGGCCGCAGGTTGTGATCGCGGTTCCAGCGCCCCAGGCGTTGGCTTTGCTGCGGGACCAACCGCCGCTGGCCGAAGCAATCAGTGCCGTCACAATGGAGCCCTGCTGGGTTACCGCAGTCCGCTCCAAGACCAGTTTGACGGGTCAAGCCGATGTTTCGGTCTACCAGGATTCGATGATCCGTCGGATCGTTCACAACAGCGCTAAACCAGGGCGACTGAACACCAACGTTTACCTGGTTCAGGCGACCAAAAGCTGGTCGCTTTCGCATCTCGAAGAGACTGCCGTGAACGTCGGCAATCAATTGCAAAAGCGCTTCGATCAGCTGGTTTCCAGCGAGGGTCGCAGCGAAACCTTGTTCAGCCACCGCTGGCGCTATGCTTTCACCGAAACACCTTTAGGTAGGCCCTGCTTGTGGGATGCTGAATTGAGTTTAGGTGTCTGTGGTGACTGGTGTCTCGGCCGGCGGGTTGAGGATGCCTGGCAGAGCGGCGCCGACCTGGCGGTGCGGATGTTGAAATATTTCGAAGAGGAAAAGTCCTGA
- a CDS encoding SRPBCC family protein: MQVKKIINAPLERVWNILTDTWQWPAWGPSVRCVECPQRYICSGLQGRLKTAVGIWVTFEITSCEAPVSWGWKISGVTATGHHLKKLTENSCELIFELPFVAFPYALICRRAANRIARLALDK, translated from the coding sequence ATGCAGGTTAAAAAAATCATTAATGCCCCACTTGAAAGAGTCTGGAACATCCTGACTGACACCTGGCAGTGGCCGGCTTGGGGACCCTCAGTCCGTTGTGTCGAGTGCCCCCAGCGTTACATTTGTTCGGGTTTGCAGGGACGGCTCAAAACAGCCGTTGGCATCTGGGTGACCTTCGAAATCACTAGCTGCGAAGCACCTGTTTCCTGGGGCTGGAAAATTTCCGGGGTTACGGCGACCGGGCATCATTTGAAAAAACTGACCGAAAACAGCTGCGAGCTTATTTTTGAACTGCCTTTTGTGGCTTTCCCTTACGCTCTGATCTGCCGTCGGGCGGCCAATCGGATCGCCCGTCTGGCGCTCGACAAGTAA
- a CDS encoding dihydroorotate dehydrogenase-like protein, with the protein MMSNLSTRYMGLELKNPLVVSSCGLTKTVQGVQQAAEAGAGAIVLKSLFEEQIDAETEELARQSQHSGHTETYDYLYGFGRTFGPREYLQLVSDAKAAVSVPIIASVNCVTAERWTEYAGKLAAAGADGLELNIGFLPNDSAISGVDVEERYLNILSAVRTKVSLPVALKIGPYFSSLAHLAKQLGNDRMTGPPFTVGWCGPGENDKKVTWQGADALVLFNRFYRFDIDLDKLQPSGGNPYSTSEELHVSLRWISLLAGRVACDLAATTGVHDGSDMIKQLLAGATVVQVCSTLYRNGLSQIGLILDHLQEWMQGHGFQSPADFRGQLSQARSEDPEDYERMQYIKALVGIE; encoded by the coding sequence ATGATGAGCAATCTCTCTACAAGATACATGGGTCTGGAACTCAAAAACCCCCTTGTCGTTTCAAGCTGCGGACTCACCAAAACAGTGCAAGGGGTACAGCAGGCGGCCGAAGCAGGTGCTGGGGCGATCGTCCTGAAATCGTTATTCGAGGAGCAGATAGACGCCGAAACAGAGGAACTGGCTCGACAATCGCAGCATTCTGGACACACCGAAACCTACGATTACCTGTACGGCTTTGGTCGGACCTTCGGACCCAGGGAGTATCTGCAGTTGGTAAGCGATGCCAAAGCCGCTGTTTCCGTACCGATTATCGCCAGTGTTAATTGTGTCACCGCCGAGCGTTGGACCGAATACGCCGGGAAACTCGCCGCTGCTGGCGCTGATGGCCTGGAGTTAAACATCGGCTTTCTGCCGAATGACTCCGCAATCAGCGGCGTTGACGTTGAAGAACGTTATCTCAATATTCTATCTGCAGTGCGGACTAAGGTGTCGCTTCCCGTTGCTTTAAAGATCGGGCCATATTTCTCATCATTGGCGCACCTGGCGAAACAGCTCGGCAATGACCGGATGACCGGACCACCATTTACCGTGGGCTGGTGCGGTCCAGGAGAAAACGACAAGAAAGTTACCTGGCAGGGGGCAGATGCGCTGGTGTTGTTCAATCGATTTTATCGTTTTGATATTGATCTCGACAAGCTGCAGCCTTCCGGAGGCAACCCATATAGCACGTCTGAAGAACTCCACGTTTCGTTACGCTGGATTTCCCTGCTGGCTGGTCGAGTGGCTTGCGACCTGGCAGCTACCACCGGAGTGCACGATGGGAGCGACATGATCAAGCAACTCTTGGCAGGGGCAACAGTGGTCCAGGTTTGCTCAACCCTTTACCGCAACGGACTCAGCCAGATCGGCCTGATCCTCGACCATCTTCAGGAGTGGATGCAGGGTCATGGGTTCCAGAGCCCGGCGGATTTCCGTGGACAGTTGAGCCAGGCTCGCAGTGAGGACCCTGAAGATTACGAGAGGATGCAATATATCAAGGCGCTGGTCGGGATTGAATGA
- a CDS encoding MerR family transcriptional regulator, with amino-acid sequence MTIQQLSKEIGIGIDTLRIWERRYGYPIPTRSARGHRSYSADQVGELRIVKKLQSLGYRPGKIFTLSSAERRELLMAAAEQERPPNRALQSLTKDFSPGQIDGELREQLQKLGLISFIHQYALPLLQALDQGWTEGSLSIAREHLISDRLEQLLREQLATERPANNQKQLLFLTLSGERHKLGLLLAAALFHAEGIKCILLNQELPLSEVPLLASDLQVDGVALSFSFHYSTRQAKNDLASLRNQLAPQFKLIAGGQAVQGGIQMQNLTICTALEQIPEVCRKLFV; translated from the coding sequence ATGACGATTCAGCAATTGAGCAAGGAAATCGGTATCGGCATTGATACACTGAGGATCTGGGAGCGCCGATACGGCTACCCGATTCCCACTCGCAGCGCGCGCGGTCACCGCAGTTATTCCGCTGACCAGGTTGGCGAATTGCGGATCGTTAAAAAACTGCAGAGCCTTGGCTACCGACCGGGGAAGATCTTTACATTGAGTTCAGCCGAACGGCGGGAACTGCTGATGGCAGCTGCAGAACAGGAGCGACCGCCCAACCGGGCTCTGCAATCATTGACAAAAGACTTCTCACCCGGTCAGATCGATGGAGAACTTCGTGAACAACTACAGAAACTCGGGCTGATCAGCTTTATTCACCAGTATGCCCTGCCCTTGCTGCAAGCGCTCGATCAGGGCTGGACCGAAGGCAGCCTCAGCATTGCTCGCGAACATCTGATTTCCGACCGACTGGAACAACTGCTGCGGGAACAACTGGCCACTGAACGACCAGCAAATAACCAAAAGCAGTTGTTGTTCCTCACCCTGAGCGGCGAAAGACATAAGCTGGGGCTGCTGTTGGCAGCGGCTCTCTTCCATGCCGAGGGGATCAAATGCATTCTCCTCAATCAGGAATTACCGCTCTCGGAGGTTCCGCTGCTGGCCAGCGATCTACAGGTCGATGGCGTTGCACTCTCCTTTAGCTTCCACTATTCAACACGACAGGCTAAAAATGACTTGGCGAGCCTGAGAAATCAACTCGCTCCCCAGTTCAAGCTGATCGCTGGCGGACAAGCGGTCCAAGGCGGGATACAGATGCAGAACCTGACAATCTGCACTGCTTTGGAGCAGATCCCAGAGGTCTGCCGTAAACTTTTTGTGTAA
- a CDS encoding AarF/UbiB family protein produces MLRRLFISIYYCRPQRSYAVFRFLVTVFLLFRRRRRWLLWKPLGPEALLENIRSLGASFLKLAQVLATRADFFDQEYLQALRQLHDKMPAMTDKNRERVFRRAFPDPEVFASFDEQPIASASIGQVHKAQLKQTGEVVAVKLLRENIQFKVRIDILLLNLFLRILRPLFTDQTRHSIESVLQAFSRVILQEVSMLQELANLEHFSQVYAESGIRFPQPYPQYCSDTALVMSFEEGARFDDVEAVSRLDVSFDELMQRLVLFYTEQMLVKGYFHADPHPGNLLVSPAGELILLDFGMVSRIPQQMRQAMIYAVKAAYERDFELLVSATRKMGVFTEDSDFGALNSVAESLFEVFDSDHLDASSMQELAFGILDVLHDQPFKLPQDVIYVMRVSSLVEGLGTQYIDNFNGIKDILPILKENLPRALGEDRLPLDKLKYELLQLPITAIKARKVIELAEQGDLVVRMATADREYLLERLGKYLRKLGWLLFFLALAFYFKLLHQQWADYLSAGCLLLSALTLLRKKT; encoded by the coding sequence TTGCTCCGTCGTCTGTTCATCTCAATATATTACTGTCGGCCGCAACGCAGTTATGCGGTCTTCAGGTTCCTGGTAACGGTTTTTCTCCTGTTCCGCAGGCGCCGCCGCTGGTTGCTCTGGAAACCTTTGGGCCCGGAGGCCCTGCTTGAAAATATCCGTTCTCTCGGCGCCAGCTTTCTCAAGTTGGCACAGGTGTTGGCCACCCGCGCCGATTTTTTCGATCAGGAATACTTGCAGGCTTTACGTCAGTTGCACGACAAAATGCCGGCGATGACTGATAAAAATCGCGAGCGTGTTTTCCGACGTGCCTTCCCCGATCCAGAGGTTTTTGCCTCGTTCGATGAGCAACCCATCGCCAGTGCTTCCATCGGCCAAGTCCACAAAGCCCAACTGAAACAAACCGGAGAAGTCGTTGCCGTCAAACTGCTACGCGAAAACATCCAGTTCAAGGTTCGCATAGACATCCTTTTGCTCAACCTGTTTTTGAGAATCTTGCGACCGCTTTTTACTGATCAGACCCGACATTCCATCGAATCGGTTCTGCAAGCGTTCAGCCGGGTGATTCTGCAGGAAGTGAGCATGCTGCAGGAGTTGGCCAACCTGGAACATTTTAGCCAGGTCTACGCCGAATCAGGGATCCGTTTTCCGCAACCTTACCCGCAGTATTGTTCTGATACGGCCCTGGTGATGAGTTTTGAAGAAGGAGCACGTTTCGATGATGTTGAAGCGGTCTCCAGGCTCGATGTCTCATTTGATGAGTTGATGCAGCGGCTGGTACTTTTTTATACCGAGCAGATGCTGGTCAAGGGGTACTTTCACGCCGATCCACATCCGGGCAACCTGCTGGTCAGCCCGGCCGGTGAATTGATCCTGCTCGATTTCGGCATGGTCAGCCGGATTCCTCAACAGATGCGTCAGGCCATGATCTACGCCGTCAAAGCCGCTTATGAAAGGGATTTCGAGCTTCTGGTCAGCGCGACCCGGAAGATGGGGGTTTTCACCGAAGACTCTGATTTCGGAGCATTGAACAGTGTCGCCGAAAGCCTGTTCGAAGTTTTTGACAGTGATCACCTCGATGCCTCCAGCATGCAGGAACTGGCCTTTGGGATTCTCGATGTTCTGCACGATCAGCCATTTAAGCTGCCGCAGGATGTGATCTACGTGATGCGGGTCAGCTCCCTGGTCGAAGGTCTGGGTACCCAGTACATCGATAATTTCAACGGCATCAAAGATATCCTACCGATTCTAAAAGAGAACTTGCCACGTGCCCTCGGCGAAGATCGTTTACCACTGGATAAGCTCAAGTATGAACTGCTCCAACTGCCAATAACAGCGATCAAAGCACGAAAAGTGATCGAACTGGCAGAGCAGGGTGACCTGGTGGTGCGCATGGCAACCGCAGACCGCGAGTACCTGCTGGAACGGCTCGGGAAATATCTGCGCAAGCTCGGCTGGTTGCTTTTTTTTCTGGCGCTGGCCTTCTATTTTAAGCTGCTGCATCAGCAATGGGCCGATTATCTCTCAGCGGGCTGCCTGCTGTTATCGGCACTGACGCTGTTGAGAAAAAAAACGTGA
- a CDS encoding ADP-ribosylglycohydrolase family protein has product MKLQQRRASAALKSLFVADALAMPVHWYYNPLDIEKAFPGGISQLEAAPEYHPASIMSLHSTAKGGRGVQASHGRQREIVGEVILKGRRKYWGVIHQHYHRQMQAGENTLNAHCARVVMRTLQANAGRYDKQSFLDDYIDFMTADPPRHPDTYAESYHRGFFANLESGKEKDRCGAVTHDTPSIGGLVTIAPLVLSERLQGLPLTEVQKHCLEHLFLTHPDKELGYICAVYVELLDALLFRDQAQSPHELLARAAKASIGLDLPALVEKKHDDRYVVGSLFSTACYISGSWPSVLYLAYKYAAEPKQALLINTNLGGDNVHRGAVLGVVLGLINAATIAEFFDQLADQKRISAEINRLFTGSGLNL; this is encoded by the coding sequence ATGAAACTGCAACAACGAAGAGCGAGCGCCGCACTCAAAAGTTTATTTGTTGCTGACGCCCTGGCGATGCCGGTGCACTGGTATTACAATCCGCTTGATATCGAAAAAGCCTTTCCCGGTGGAATCTCTCAGTTGGAGGCGGCTCCTGAATATCATCCTGCATCGATCATGTCACTCCACTCCACGGCCAAAGGTGGACGGGGAGTGCAAGCGTCTCATGGGAGACAACGAGAGATTGTCGGTGAAGTGATTCTTAAGGGCCGACGGAAGTACTGGGGTGTCATTCACCAGCATTATCACCGGCAGATGCAGGCGGGAGAGAATACCCTCAACGCCCATTGCGCGAGAGTTGTCATGCGAACCTTGCAGGCCAACGCCGGACGTTACGACAAGCAGAGCTTTCTTGATGACTACATCGATTTTATGACCGCTGATCCGCCCCGTCACCCCGACACTTATGCCGAATCTTATCATCGCGGGTTTTTTGCCAACCTGGAAAGCGGCAAAGAGAAAGATCGCTGTGGTGCGGTCACCCACGATACCCCCTCGATTGGAGGGTTGGTGACCATCGCACCGCTTGTGCTGAGCGAAAGATTACAAGGTCTTCCACTGACCGAGGTTCAGAAACACTGCCTGGAGCATCTTTTCCTGACTCATCCGGATAAAGAGCTGGGTTATATCTGCGCGGTTTATGTCGAACTGCTCGATGCCTTGCTGTTTCGCGACCAGGCTCAGTCGCCTCACGAATTGCTTGCCCGGGCTGCGAAAGCCAGCATCGGGCTCGATCTGCCGGCACTGGTCGAAAAAAAACACGATGACAGGTATGTGGTCGGGAGTCTTTTTTCTACAGCCTGCTACATCAGCGGTTCCTGGCCGAGTGTTCTTTACCTGGCCTACAAATATGCGGCCGAGCCGAAACAGGCGCTACTGATCAACACAAACCTCGGCGGGGATAATGTTCATCGCGGTGCAGTGCTGGGTGTCGTCCTGGGACTGATAAATGCTGCTACAATAGCTGAATTCTTTGACCAGTTGGCCGATCAAAAGCGGATTTCCGCCGAGATCAACCGGTTGTTTACGGGGTCCGGTTTAAATCTCTGA
- a CDS encoding SDR family NAD(P)-dependent oxidoreductase: MSKIALITGCSGSLGAAVAQRLATSGYRLVMTGRDEEKLNANPIADGLKFSADLSCSEAVDQLFHTINSQYGEPPTLLAHCAGSIIIRPMHRTTQEQYRSCLQNNLDSAFFTLQKFIQGLLDHKTRGSAVLVSSIAGRIGIGNHAAIAAAKAGVEGLIRSAAADYAGRGIRINGIAPGLIRSAATEGFFKGAKAEEQLAAQYPLGRYGHVDDAAKAICWLLSNESEWVTGQVLAVDGGFSSIRPLVKT; encoded by the coding sequence ATGTCAAAAATTGCCTTAATTACAGGGTGTAGCGGCTCGCTCGGCGCGGCTGTTGCTCAACGACTGGCCACATCTGGCTACCGCTTGGTGATGACCGGCAGGGATGAAGAAAAGCTCAACGCGAACCCCATAGCCGATGGGTTGAAGTTCTCCGCAGATCTTTCCTGTTCGGAAGCAGTCGATCAGCTCTTTCATACGATCAACAGCCAATACGGTGAGCCCCCCACTCTGCTTGCTCACTGCGCGGGCAGTATCATAATCAGACCGATGCACCGCACGACACAGGAACAGTACCGATCCTGCCTGCAGAATAATCTGGACAGCGCCTTCTTCACCCTGCAGAAATTCATCCAGGGACTGTTAGATCATAAAACTAGAGGATCTGCTGTTTTGGTCAGTTCCATTGCCGGACGCATTGGGATTGGCAACCATGCGGCGATCGCAGCTGCAAAAGCAGGAGTGGAAGGGCTGATCCGAAGTGCTGCTGCTGATTATGCCGGTCGAGGAATACGCATTAACGGGATCGCTCCCGGCTTGATTCGCAGTGCGGCAACTGAAGGGTTTTTTAAAGGAGCAAAGGCCGAAGAACAGCTTGCTGCTCAATATCCACTTGGCCGGTATGGTCATGTCGATGATGCGGCTAAGGCCATCTGCTGGTTACTCTCCAATGAGTCGGAATGGGTAACCGGCCAGGTTTTGGCTGTTGACGGCGGCTTTAGCTCTATACGACCATTGGTCAAGACTTGA
- a CDS encoding aminotransferase class V-fold PLP-dependent enzyme, giving the protein MTPPFDIERARRETRGCEERIHFNNAGASLPPIPVADALYDYLREEEEQGGYEVMARRAAELDHFYTAAAQLLNCSADEIAFADSATRAWNAAFYAFDFQPGDQILASSAEYGSSLVALLHQAKRLGAEISWVPDDPTGQIDINSLESQIDKRVKLICLTQVPSGSGLVNPAAEVGKVAKAAGIPYLLDACQALGQMPVDVDQLGCDLLCGTGRKFLRGPRGTGLLYVRKILLEQLEPNQLNHHAAPLLSANNYQLRSDAKRFECWERSYAAQLALGVAIDYALAWGLGAISERVRFLAATLRQKLADIDGVTIADQGLGPCAIVTFSCAQMPADQLQQQLALRQINTSTVPFSANPVSSEKLHHPALLRVSPHYYNTVGEIEHFVAELKQLL; this is encoded by the coding sequence ATGACGCCCCCCTTTGATATTGAGCGAGCCCGCCGCGAAACCCGTGGTTGTGAAGAGCGTATTCATTTCAACAACGCCGGTGCCTCTCTGCCGCCAATTCCGGTGGCCGATGCTCTCTACGACTATTTGCGCGAGGAGGAAGAGCAGGGTGGCTACGAAGTCATGGCCCGGCGTGCTGCGGAACTGGACCATTTTTACACCGCTGCCGCGCAGCTGCTCAACTGTTCGGCCGATGAAATCGCCTTTGCCGACAGCGCCACCCGGGCTTGGAACGCCGCTTTCTACGCCTTCGATTTTCAACCGGGAGACCAAATCCTCGCCAGCAGCGCCGAGTATGGCAGTAGTTTGGTGGCCCTTCTGCACCAGGCAAAGCGCCTTGGGGCCGAGATCTCCTGGGTGCCGGATGACCCCACGGGCCAGATCGACATCAACAGCCTTGAGAGCCAGATCGACAAGCGGGTCAAATTGATCTGTCTCACCCAGGTCCCCTCAGGTAGCGGTTTGGTCAACCCTGCTGCAGAGGTCGGCAAGGTCGCAAAAGCGGCAGGCATCCCTTACCTGCTGGATGCTTGCCAGGCTCTTGGTCAGATGCCGGTCGATGTCGATCAGCTCGGCTGTGATCTTCTGTGCGGTACCGGTCGCAAGTTTCTACGTGGCCCGCGCGGCACCGGCCTGCTTTATGTGCGTAAAATCCTGCTCGAACAACTCGAACCCAACCAACTCAACCATCACGCTGCACCATTACTGTCTGCCAACAACTACCAGCTCCGCAGCGATGCAAAACGCTTTGAATGTTGGGAACGCAGCTATGCCGCTCAGCTTGCCCTCGGTGTCGCCATTGACTATGCCCTCGCCTGGGGACTCGGAGCTATCAGCGAGCGGGTCAGATTCCTTGCTGCAACACTGCGCCAAAAACTCGCCGATATCGATGGGGTGACCATTGCTGATCAGGGGCTCGGGCCGTGTGCTATCGTCACCTTCTCTTGTGCACAGATGCCTGCCGATCAGTTGCAGCAACAGCTGGCACTTCGGCAGATCAACACCTCAACCGTGCCTTTCTCTGCCAACCCTGTCAGCTCTGAAAAGCTTCACCACCCGGCCTTGCTGCGTGTCTCGCCGCATTACTACAATACAGTTGGGGAAATTGAGCACTTTGTCGCGGAGCTGAAACAGCTCCTTTAA
- the ovoA gene encoding 5-histidylcysteine sulfoxide synthase produces MDLRNTRTTILNEGSVEDKRAEIRDYFQKSFTIDERLYETLANDQAFYLRAEPLRHPLIFYLGHTAVFYVNKLIVAKIIEERINPHYEALFSIGVDEMSWDDLNDDNYDWPSVAEVKAYRDQVRAMVDHVIETLPFALPIDWDNPFWAIMMGIEHSRIHLETSSVIIRRLPLDQVRPLPLWEICEESGVAPQNQLLPVAGGTVTLGKGKDHALYGWDNEFGRHQFHVDDFEASKYLVSNREFMAFVEAGGYRNETCWTKEGWRWLGFSEAEQPLFWVKSGSSYRLRTMAREIAMPWDWPVEVNYLEAKAFCNWKAKESGLPIRLPTEDEWYRLHDQHEIPDQPYWQQAPGNINLEYWASSCPVNRFSFGEFFDLIGNAWQWTETPISGFTGFEVHPWYDDFSTPTFDTQHNLIKGGSWISTGNEATRDARYAFRRHFFQHAGFRYVAAEQELEGTEAMYETDDSVAQYCDAHFGPVKFGVPNFSAQLVKICLEVMAERPKNRALDLGCAVGRSSFELARHFNFVTGIDFSARFIRIAHQLQEKGVTHYQLPEEGEIVSFHETRLSDFGLSENLDRIEFVQGDAHNLKPQFTGYDLVLAANLLDRLYDPSHFLSSIHERINPGGLLVLASPYTWLEEFTKKENWVGGIRLAGEPFTTLDGLTQQLGSHFRMLEEPRDVEFVIRETARKFQHTISQLSVWERIS; encoded by the coding sequence ATGGATCTCCGTAACACTCGCACCACTATCCTCAACGAAGGCTCTGTTGAAGACAAGCGTGCCGAAATCCGTGATTATTTCCAGAAATCCTTCACGATCGATGAGCGGCTTTACGAAACGCTGGCCAACGACCAGGCTTTCTACCTGCGTGCCGAGCCGCTGCGCCATCCGCTGATTTTCTATTTGGGTCACACCGCGGTCTTTTACGTCAACAAGCTGATCGTCGCCAAGATCATCGAGGAACGCATCAACCCCCACTATGAGGCGCTGTTTTCCATCGGCGTCGACGAGATGTCGTGGGATGATCTGAATGACGACAACTATGACTGGCCAAGTGTCGCCGAGGTCAAGGCCTACCGCGACCAGGTTCGGGCAATGGTTGATCATGTGATCGAGACGCTCCCCTTCGCGCTGCCCATTGATTGGGACAACCCTTTTTGGGCGATCATGATGGGGATCGAACATTCACGCATCCATCTGGAAACCTCTTCTGTCATTATCCGCCGTCTGCCCCTTGATCAGGTGCGGCCGTTGCCGCTCTGGGAGATCTGCGAGGAATCGGGTGTGGCTCCGCAAAACCAACTTTTGCCGGTTGCCGGCGGCACTGTCACTCTCGGCAAGGGCAAAGACCACGCACTGTACGGCTGGGACAACGAGTTTGGTCGGCATCAGTTTCATGTGGACGATTTCGAGGCCAGCAAGTACCTGGTATCAAACCGGGAATTCATGGCTTTTGTCGAGGCTGGCGGCTACCGAAACGAGACCTGTTGGACCAAGGAAGGCTGGCGGTGGCTTGGTTTCAGCGAAGCCGAACAACCGCTCTTCTGGGTCAAAAGCGGAAGCAGCTATCGTTTGCGCACTATGGCCCGGGAGATCGCCATGCCCTGGGACTGGCCGGTTGAGGTCAACTACCTCGAAGCCAAGGCTTTCTGCAACTGGAAGGCCAAAGAAAGCGGTCTGCCGATCCGCTTGCCGACCGAGGATGAATGGTATCGGCTGCACGACCAGCATGAGATCCCCGATCAGCCCTACTGGCAGCAAGCTCCGGGCAATATCAACCTGGAGTACTGGGCCTCTTCCTGTCCGGTGAACCGCTTCTCCTTTGGCGAATTTTTTGATCTGATCGGCAACGCCTGGCAGTGGACTGAAACACCGATTTCCGGGTTTACCGGCTTCGAGGTGCACCCCTGGTACGACGATTTTTCTACGCCGACCTTTGACACCCAACACAACCTGATCAAGGGCGGCTCATGGATATCCACCGGCAACGAGGCGACCCGCGATGCGCGTTACGCTTTTCGCCGGCACTTCTTTCAACATGCGGGCTTCCGCTATGTTGCCGCTGAGCAGGAACTGGAAGGCACCGAAGCGATGTACGAGACCGACGATTCCGTCGCCCAGTACTGTGACGCTCATTTCGGCCCGGTGAAATTCGGTGTGCCTAACTTCTCTGCCCAGTTGGTGAAGATCTGCCTGGAAGTCATGGCAGAACGGCCGAAAAACCGCGCCCTTGATCTTGGCTGCGCGGTGGGTCGCTCCAGCTTTGAGTTGGCCAGGCATTTCAACTTTGTCACAGGCATCGACTTCTCTGCGCGCTTCATCCGCATCGCCCACCAGTTGCAGGAAAAGGGCGTGACCCATTACCAGCTCCCGGAAGAAGGTGAGATTGTTTCTTTCCACGAGACGCGTCTGAGTGACTTCGGCCTCTCCGAAAATCTCGATAGGATTGAATTTGTACAAGGCGATGCCCATAACCTGAAGCCGCAGTTCACCGGTTACGACCTGGTGCTGGCGGCCAATCTGCTTGATCGGCTCTACGATCCGTCACATTTCCTGTCGAGCATTCATGAGCGGATCAATCCCGGCGGGCTGCTGGTGCTAGCTTCGCCCTATACCTGGCTGGAAGAATTTACCAAGAAAGAAAACTGGGTTGGCGGAATCCGCCTCGCTGGTGAGCCCTTCACCACCCTGGATGGGTTGACGCAACAACTGGGCAGCCATTTCCGCATGCTCGAAGAACCGCGTGATGTCGAATTCGTGATCCGCGAAACGGCGCGCAAGTTCCAACATACGATCTCGCAGTTGAGCGTCTGGGAGAGAATCTCCTGA